The Methanococcoides methylutens genome has a window encoding:
- a CDS encoding ABC transporter substrate-binding protein produces MKRTALFLISILLMATFLSGCVESTGGATSESEDITIGALLPLTGGLSSIGEASQTALAVSADDINGYFSGLGSGKNVNVIVKDTESNPEMALEQLKELDEMGITLVIGPQSSNEAEAVLEYANENGITLLSTASTAPSLAIPDDNLFRLVPDDTNQGMVLARFMQEDDISTVIPMYRNDVWGNGLSDEVRKSFEDLDGTVLEGVTYETENVDFSAEVESLNEKVVAATSENDAGSIAVVLCSYGEVTEIFALAQNYPALSDVNWYGTDGIALNKGLIDDNDAASFAATINVKAPIYGYIRANDRYQEIAPRIEEQLGRLPESYALTTYDALWIATFVDLDSIPNDDESVKRAMKTLTDSHFGMSGWTILDENGDRKYWNYDIWTVTEEDGSYQWELCGKIILPYEDNMLIMQGEELGFAQ; encoded by the coding sequence ATGAAAAGAACGGCGCTTTTTTTAATAAGTATACTACTTATGGCAACTTTCCTCTCAGGTTGTGTTGAATCGACCGGAGGAGCTACCAGTGAATCCGAGGATATAACCATTGGAGCACTTTTACCGCTTACAGGAGGTCTTTCCTCTATAGGAGAAGCAAGCCAGACAGCACTTGCAGTATCTGCAGATGACATCAACGGCTATTTCTCAGGACTTGGTTCCGGAAAGAACGTGAATGTAATTGTAAAGGATACCGAAAGTAATCCTGAGATGGCTCTGGAGCAGCTTAAAGAACTTGATGAAATGGGGATAACGCTAGTTATCGGTCCACAGTCAAGCAATGAAGCAGAAGCTGTCCTTGAATATGCAAACGAGAATGGTATTACCCTTCTGAGTACTGCATCAACAGCTCCATCTTTAGCTATTCCTGATGATAACCTGTTCAGGCTTGTGCCTGATGACACTAACCAGGGAATGGTACTGGCTAGATTCATGCAGGAAGATGACATCAGTACTGTGATCCCTATGTACAGAAATGATGTTTGGGGTAATGGACTCTCTGATGAGGTTCGAAAAAGCTTTGAGGACCTTGACGGCACAGTGCTTGAGGGAGTTACGTATGAAACAGAAAATGTGGATTTTTCCGCAGAAGTAGAGTCACTCAATGAAAAGGTAGTAGCGGCCACTTCAGAAAACGATGCTGGATCTATAGCTGTGGTCCTCTGTTCCTACGGTGAAGTAACAGAGATCTTTGCTTTAGCACAGAACTATCCTGCTCTGTCAGATGTTAACTGGTATGGCACTGACGGCATAGCGCTGAACAAGGGCCTGATAGACGATAATGATGCAGCCAGTTTTGCTGCAACAATCAATGTCAAGGCGCCAATATACGGATACATAAGGGCAAATGACAGATATCAGGAGATCGCACCAAGGATCGAAGAACAACTTGGAAGACTTCCTGAGTCTTACGCATTAACAACATATGACGCTCTCTGGATAGCTACATTTGTCGATCTGGATTCAATCCCGAATGACGACGAAAGTGTAAAAAGGGCAATGAAAACCCTTACTGATTCGCACTTTGGAATGAGCGGATGGACAATACTCGATGAGAACGGAGACCGGAAATACTGGAACTATGACATCTGGACGGTCACTGAAGAAGATGGAAGTTACCAGTGGGAGCTATGCGGCAAGATAATTCTGCCATATGAGGACAATATGCTCATTATGCAGGGTGAAGAACTTGGCTTTGCTCAATGA
- a CDS encoding AMP-binding protein: MTTEKQHYLTPQEAAKKLRVETKTIHTWLEEGTIDGLNVGRLWRIPRSQLEQAGTNCFTENMDTLNVKDIPRNMCNYNKAREEWDNGMPEYFNFGYDIIDAWAKEDRNKLAMIWVNQKGEEKKYTFRDLMKLSNQAANIFLKYGINKGDRVMLMLHRVPEWWIFVIALIKLGAVVCPCPTLLTSSDLQYRINAGKFKMAVTDLENTPKFDEVRMDCPSLKECMLVDGEKDDWISFQYELLYPAPVSHHSVSMPALTSSTDPMLIYFTSGTTGKGKMVLHNHAYPLGHRVTAELWQDLTENDLHFTYSDTGWAKCAWGKIFGQWIAGSCIFVYDVRGKFKATELLPLIEKYEVTSFCCPPTIYRMLILADLSKFDLTQLRHCCSAGEPLNPEVIKVWKEGTGLSIYEGYGQTETCCAIASFTCLENKPGSMGKPSPGWNIELHDDDGNPVDNFEEGRIAVSLDPRPLGLIVKYVNNDEENEKSFQNGFYYTGDKAYRDEDGYFWFVGRDDDVIKSSGYRIGPFEVESALLEHPAV; this comes from the coding sequence ATGACAACAGAAAAACAACATTACCTCACACCGCAGGAAGCGGCTAAAAAGCTTAGAGTCGAAACAAAGACGATCCATACATGGCTTGAGGAAGGGACAATTGATGGCTTAAATGTGGGCAGGCTCTGGAGAATTCCACGCTCTCAACTGGAGCAGGCAGGGACCAATTGTTTTACAGAAAATATGGACACATTGAACGTTAAAGATATCCCACGCAATATGTGTAATTACAATAAGGCCAGGGAAGAGTGGGACAATGGGATGCCTGAATATTTCAATTTCGGATATGATATCATTGATGCCTGGGCAAAGGAAGATCGCAACAAGCTTGCAATGATCTGGGTAAACCAGAAGGGTGAGGAGAAGAAGTACACCTTCAGGGACCTGATGAAACTCTCCAACCAGGCAGCGAACATCTTTCTCAAATACGGCATCAACAAGGGCGACAGGGTCATGCTGATGCTCCACCGCGTGCCGGAGTGGTGGATATTTGTAATTGCATTGATCAAACTTGGTGCTGTTGTGTGCCCGTGTCCGACACTTCTGACATCAAGTGACCTTCAGTACAGGATCAACGCAGGTAAGTTCAAGATGGCAGTTACTGACCTTGAAAATACACCTAAGTTCGATGAGGTCCGGATGGATTGCCCTTCTCTTAAGGAATGCATGTTAGTTGACGGTGAGAAAGATGACTGGATTAGTTTCCAGTACGAGCTCCTGTATCCTGCACCTGTGTCGCATCATTCGGTATCCATGCCTGCGCTTACAAGTTCAACTGATCCGATGCTGATATATTTCACCTCGGGAACGACGGGCAAAGGAAAGATGGTACTCCATAACCATGCATATCCGCTGGGTCACAGGGTCACTGCAGAGCTGTGGCAGGACCTGACCGAGAACGACCTGCATTTCACCTACTCGGATACCGGCTGGGCAAAATGCGCATGGGGCAAGATATTTGGCCAATGGATAGCAGGCTCATGTATTTTTGTGTATGATGTCAGAGGGAAATTCAAAGCGACCGAATTACTCCCGCTTATCGAGAAGTATGAGGTCACAAGTTTCTGCTGTCCTCCCACCATTTACAGGATGCTCATTCTTGCAGATCTGAGCAAGTTCGACCTCACCCAGCTCCGTCACTGCTGTAGTGCAGGCGAACCGCTAAATCCTGAGGTTATCAAGGTATGGAAGGAAGGAACAGGTCTTAGCATCTACGAGGGCTACGGCCAGACAGAGACCTGCTGTGCCATTGCATCCTTCACCTGCTTGGAAAACAAGCCCGGTTCAATGGGAAAACCATCCCCTGGCTGGAATATTGAACTGCACGATGACGACGGCAACCCGGTGGATAATTTTGAGGAAGGAAGGATCGCAGTTTCACTTGACCCACGACCTCTGGGCCTTATTGTCAAATACGTTAACAACGATGAGGAGAACGAAAAGTCATTCCAGAATGGCTTTTATTACACCGGTGACAAGGCATACAGGGATGAGGATGGCTACTTCTGGTTCGTAGGCCGCGATGATGATGTCATCAAGAGCTCAGGATACCGTATTGGCCCATTCGAGGTGGAAAGTGCCCTCCTTGAGCATCCTGCTGTCTAG
- a CDS encoding AMP-binding enzyme — protein sequence MGVPDNIRGMIVKAFIVLRDGFVPSENLIKELQDHVKHTTAPYKYPRSVEFVNDLPKTIGGKIKRKELRHMEAEKINCE from the coding sequence ATCGGCGTTCCGGATAATATCAGGGGTATGATCGTCAAGGCTTTCATAGTACTGCGTGACGGATTCGTGCCATCGGAGAACCTGATAAAAGAGCTTCAGGACCACGTGAAGCATACAACAGCCCCATACAAGTACCCGAGGAGTGTTGAATTCGTGAATGACCTGCCAAAGACCATCGGCGGCAAGATCAAGAGGAAGGAGCTTCGGCACATGGAAGCCGAGAAGATTAATTGTGAGTGA
- a CDS encoding GNAT family N-acetyltransferase — MSSKAKVINDENKEFEVLCMGPIGVLPSYQKKGIGSMLMNCSIEKARELGYKGIFIFGEPEYYKRFGFVNTIEYNIQTATGENFDAFMALELYEGSLGPVSGKFFASDSFEVTAEEVEKFEREFPHKEKHVTDTQLFRE, encoded by the coding sequence TTGTCTTCAAAAGCAAAAGTGATCAATGACGAGAACAAGGAATTTGAAGTCCTGTGCATGGGTCCGATCGGAGTATTGCCTTCATATCAAAAAAAGGGGATCGGCTCAATGCTCATGAACTGCTCTATTGAAAAGGCAAGAGAATTGGGGTATAAAGGCATATTTATCTTTGGTGAGCCTGAATACTATAAGAGATTCGGTTTCGTAAATACCATAGAATATAACATCCAGACAGCTACCGGTGAGAACTTCGATGCTTTCATGGCACTGGAACTCTATGAAGGTAGTCTTGGACCAGTATCCGGGAAATTCTTCGCATCAGATTCTTTTGAAGTTACCGCGGAAGAGGTTGAGAAATTCGAAAGGGAGTTTCCTCATAAAGAAAAGCATGTTACGGACACACAGTTATTCAGGGAATGA